Proteins encoded in a region of the Prunus persica cultivar Lovell chromosome G4, Prunus_persica_NCBIv2, whole genome shotgun sequence genome:
- the LOC18779481 gene encoding multiple RNA-binding domain-containing protein 1 — protein MSRICVKNLPKHVNESRLREFFSEKGEITDAKLMRTKEGKSRQFAFIGFRTESESEEAMKYYNRSFLDTCRITCEIARKVGDPEIPRPWSRHSQKKETKGGEDGKKNKKEKEGVVAKSRSLEPSVKDESGDLQLHEFLEVMQPRAKSKLWANDTLVTPVAEKVGKAKKESEEKSVPVFMEVDKGVKKSDLHNVAKDDAVSDMDYFKSRVKTEWSDSESSGSDDDEEEEEEEKEKEKEKGSQKVDTKEQSKVYEEEAGEEGPSEDANGQVLDENNELSTSKEEEKEEVLESGRLFVRNLPFTATEDELEEVFSKFGDAQVHLIIDKETNRSKGFSYVLYTLPESAERALEELDGSIFQGRLLHVMPAKQKNPTEKLGADNSASQGSKTLKQRREDERKASEASGDTRAWNSLYMRSDTVIENIARKYGVSKSDLLDREADDLAVRIALGETQVIAETKKALTNAGVNVESLENFAAGKTDGSKRSNHVLLVKNLPYGSTDGELAKMFGKFGGLEKIILPPTKTLALVVFLEPAAARAAFKGLAYKRYKDGPLYLEWAPGNVLSQSSKTESIENNSAVVGEHDVKKVMLEQYVEGISDVDADPDRVESRSLYVKNLSFKTSDESLKKHFSEQVKEGKIFSVKVKKHLKNGKNVSMGFGFIEFDSLETATNACRDLQGTVLDGHSLILQLCHAKKDEVPKKVDKDKSSTKLLVKNVAFEATEKDLRQLFSPFGQIKSLRLPMKFGQHRGFAFVEFITKQEAENALKALSSTHLYGRHLVLERAKEGESLEELRARTAAQFTDEQTGFSRKRKHTTTVDDGKIKFQRTAD, from the exons AT GTCAAGGATTTGCGTGAAGAATTTGCCCAAGCATGTGAACGAGAGCCGACTCCGAGAGTTCTTCTCGGAGAAAGGAGAGATTACAGACGCGAAGCTGATGCGGACAAAGGAAGGCAAGAGCAGGCAGTTCGCTTTCATTGGGTTCCGTACAGAGAGCGAATCTGAGGAGGCCATGAAATACTACAACAGGTCATTTCTCGATACTTGTAGGATTACTTGTGAGATTGCTCGTAAGGTTGGGGATCCAGAGATTCCTCGGCCATGGAGTCGTCATTCTCAGAAGAAGGAGACGAAAGGGGGTGAAGATgggaagaagaataagaaagagaaggaaggtGTCGTCGCTAAAAGTCGGAGTCTTGAGCCGTCGGTAAAAGATGAGAGTGGTGATCTTCAGCTTCATGAGTTTTTGGAGGTGATGCAGCCAAGGGCTAAGTCGAAATTGTGGGCAAACGACACGTTGGTAACTCCTGTAGCTGAGAAAGTTGGCAAAGCCAAGAAGGAAAGTGAAGAGAAATCAGTTCCAGTGTTTATGGAGGTAGACAAAGGTGTTAAGAAGAGTGATTTGCACAATGTTGCTAAAGACGATGCCGTTTCGGATATGGATTATTTCAAGAGCAGAGTGAAGACTGAATGGTCGGATTCAGAAAGCAGTGgcagtgatgatgatgaagaggaggaggaggaggagaaggagaaggagaaggagaagggtTCTCAAAAAGTAGATACAAAGGAACAAAGTAAAGTTTATGAAGAAGAGGCTGGAGAGGAAGGTCCTTCAGAAGATGCTAATGGCCAAGTACTGGACGAGAACAATGAGTTATCCACTTCGAaagaggaggagaaagaagaggTGCTTGAGAGTGGTCGTCTATTTGTTCGTAATCTGCCATTTACAGCAACAGAGGATGAGTTGGAAGAGGTCTTTAGTAAATTTGGCGATGCACAGGTCCATCTTATTATTGATAAAGAGACTAATCGTTCCAAGGGATTCTCTTATGTTCTTTACACGCTTCCGGAATCTGCAGAAAG GGCACTGGAAGAATTAGATGGTTCAATTTTCCAAGGAAGACTGTTGCATGTTATgccagcaaaacaaaaaaatccaacTGAGAAGCTAGG GGCTGATAATTCCGCAAGCCAAGGTTCAAAAACTCTCAAGCAACGAAGGGAGGATGAGAGGAAAGCATCTGAAGCTAGTGGAGATACAAGAGCATGGAACAGTTTGTATATGAGGTCTGATACG GTTATTGAGAACATAGCTCGGAAGTATGGGGTGAGTAAGAGTGATTTGCTTGACCGGGAAGCTGATGATCTCGCCGTACGTATTGCATTGGGAGAAACTCAAGTGATTGCAGAGACAAAAAAGGCTCTTACAAATGCTGGAGTAAATGTAGAATCTTTAGAGAATTTTGCTGCTGGGAAAACTGATGGTAGTAAAAGAAGCAACCATGTTTTACTGGTTAAGAACTTGCCATATGGTTCTACAGATGGTGAACTGGCAAAGATGTTCGGGAAATTTGGGGGTTTGGAAAAAATCATTCTCCCTCCGACAAAGACGTTGGCCTTG GTTGTTTTTCTTGAACCTGCTGCCGCACGAGCTGCTTTTAAAGGTTTAGCATACAAGCGTTACAA GGATGGTCCTTTATATTTGGAATGGGCGCCTGGCAATGTTCTTAGTCAAAGTTCAAAAACTGAGAGCATTGAAAACAACAGTGCCGTTGTTGGTGAGCATGATGTCAAAAAGGTTATGTTAGAGCAATATGTGGAAGGAATATCTGATGTGGATGCTGATCCTGATAGAGTGGAG TCACGATCTCTATATGTCAAGAACCTGAGCTTTAAGACTTCCGACGAGAGTTTGAAAAAGCATTTTAGTGAACAAGTGAAGGAGGGAAAAATATTTAGTGTCAAG GTAAAGAAACACTTGAAAAACGGGAAGAATGTTTCAatgggttttggttttataGAGTTTGATTCTCTGGAGACAGCAACAAATGCTTGCAGGGATTTACAG GGAACTGTTTTGGATGGGCACTCTCTTATTTTGCAACTTTGTCATGCCAAGAAAGATGAAGTGCCAAAAAAAGTTGACAAGGATAAAAGTTCAACAAAATTACTTGTGAAAAATGTAGCCTTTGAGGCTACAGAGAAAGACCTCAGACAGCTATTTAGCCCATTTGGTCAG ATTAAAAGCTTACGCTTGCCGATGAAGTTCGGACAGCATAGAGGCTTTGCTTTTGTGGAGTTCATCACAAAGCAAGAGgcagaaaatgcccttaaagCACTTTCAAGCACGCATTTGTACGGTCGCCATCTG GTTCTTGAGAGAGCAAAGGAAGGTGAGAGCTTGGAAGAACTACGGGCTCGAACAGCTGCTCAGTTCACAGATGAGCAAACTGGGTTTTCCAGGAAGAGGAAGCACACGACCACTGTGGACGATGGCAAAATCAAATTTCAGAGGACTGCTGATTAG
- the LOC18780239 gene encoding transcription factor JUNGBRUNNEN 1 isoform X1, giving the protein MEVQNMMSDSNNIKEDTNLLPGYRFHPTDEELVRFYLRRKVENKPIRLELIKLIDIYKYDPWDLPKASGIVGGKEWYFFCRRGKKYRNSVRPNRVTKSGFWKATGIDKPVYSVGDFHSCIGLKKSLVYYRGSAGKGTKTDWMMHEFRLPASSSKDDTSNIKNYTQEAEVWTLCRILKRDNNYSCRKYASNWQKATSNPKQIVADSSSKPCSPESDISFGALAANKDQFERSPIFYNGHMYEGNRFSAGDQLSLKGEVDPMVNSYISFSNPKEDEMLTSDGNWDELRPMVDCVLNPSLLYSCSRLTTSFIKSGLARWKANSSSSEMNPS; this is encoded by the exons ATGGAGGTTCAGAATATGATGAGTGATTCAAACAACATTAAGGAAGATACAAATTTGCTTCCTGGGTATCGTTTTCATCCCACTGATGAAGAGCTTGTGAGGTTTTATCTTCGGAGGAAGGTGGAGAACAAACCCATTCGTCTAGAACTCATCAAACTTATTGATATTTACAAATATGACCCTTGGGATCTTCCAA AAGCTAGCGGCATTGTTGGGGGCAAGGAGTGGTACTTCTTTTGCAGAAGGGGAAAGAAGTACAGAAATAGCGTAAGACCCAACCGGGTCACAAAATCAGGGTTTTGGAAAGCCACTGGCATTGATAAGCCTGTATATTCTGTTGGTGACTTTCACAGTTGCATTGGCTTAAAGAAATCCCTAGTCTACTACCGGGGAAGTGCCGGAAAGGGTACCAAAACGGACTGGATGATGCACGAATTCCGCCTTCCGGCTAGTTCAAGCAAGGATGACACTTCTAACATCAAGAACTATACTCAAGAAGCT GAAGTTTGGACACTTTGCAGGATTTTGAAGCGAGATAATAATTATTCTTGCAGAAAGTATGCATCAAATTGGCAAAAGGCAACTTCGAATCCAAAGCAAATTGTGGCTGACTCAAGTTCTAAACCATGCAGTCCTGAATCGGATATAAGTTTTGGTGCTTTGGCTGCTAATAAGGATCAATTTGAAAGGAGCCCTATTTTCTATAACGGTCATATGTACGAAGGAAACCGATTTTCCGCAGGTGATCAGCTGAGCTTAAAAGGTGAAGTTGATCCAATGGTGAACTCATACATAAGCTTTTCGAATCCAAAAGAAGATGAGATGTTAACATCAGATGGAAACTGGGATGAGCTAAGACCAATGGTCGACTGTGTTCTAAATCCATCACTGCTATATAGTTGCAG TCGCTTGACAACTTCCTTCATCAAATCAGGGTTGGCACGTTGGAAAGCAAATAGCTCGTCGAGTGAAATGAATCCGTCGTGA
- the LOC18780239 gene encoding transcription factor JUNGBRUNNEN 1 isoform X2, with translation MEVQNMMSDSNNIKEDTNLLPGYRFHPTDEELVRFYLRRKVENKPIRLELIKLIDIYKYDPWDLPKASGIVGGKEWYFFCRRGKKYRNSVRPNRVTKSGFWKATGIDKPVYSVGDFHSCIGLKKSLVYYRGSAGKGTKTDWMMHEFRLPASSSKDDTSNIKNYTQEAEVWTLCRILKRDNNYSCRKYASNWQKATSNPKQIVADSSSKPCSPESDISFGALAANKDQFERSPIFYNGHMYEGNRFSAGDQLSLKGEVDPMVNSYISFSNPKEDEMLTSDGNWDELRPMVDCVLNPSLLYSCRVGTLESK, from the exons ATGGAGGTTCAGAATATGATGAGTGATTCAAACAACATTAAGGAAGATACAAATTTGCTTCCTGGGTATCGTTTTCATCCCACTGATGAAGAGCTTGTGAGGTTTTATCTTCGGAGGAAGGTGGAGAACAAACCCATTCGTCTAGAACTCATCAAACTTATTGATATTTACAAATATGACCCTTGGGATCTTCCAA AAGCTAGCGGCATTGTTGGGGGCAAGGAGTGGTACTTCTTTTGCAGAAGGGGAAAGAAGTACAGAAATAGCGTAAGACCCAACCGGGTCACAAAATCAGGGTTTTGGAAAGCCACTGGCATTGATAAGCCTGTATATTCTGTTGGTGACTTTCACAGTTGCATTGGCTTAAAGAAATCCCTAGTCTACTACCGGGGAAGTGCCGGAAAGGGTACCAAAACGGACTGGATGATGCACGAATTCCGCCTTCCGGCTAGTTCAAGCAAGGATGACACTTCTAACATCAAGAACTATACTCAAGAAGCT GAAGTTTGGACACTTTGCAGGATTTTGAAGCGAGATAATAATTATTCTTGCAGAAAGTATGCATCAAATTGGCAAAAGGCAACTTCGAATCCAAAGCAAATTGTGGCTGACTCAAGTTCTAAACCATGCAGTCCTGAATCGGATATAAGTTTTGGTGCTTTGGCTGCTAATAAGGATCAATTTGAAAGGAGCCCTATTTTCTATAACGGTCATATGTACGAAGGAAACCGATTTTCCGCAGGTGATCAGCTGAGCTTAAAAGGTGAAGTTGATCCAATGGTGAACTCATACATAAGCTTTTCGAATCCAAAAGAAGATGAGATGTTAACATCAGATGGAAACTGGGATGAGCTAAGACCAATGGTCGACTGTGTTCTAAATCCATCACTGCTATATAGTTGCAG GGTTGGCACGTTGGAAAGCAAATAG
- the LOC18780396 gene encoding uncharacterized protein LOC18780396 — MEFASCSILRAQPFSTFILPANAINTHLCASWPSSKHNLSLALPFFSTFPRNSTFPGKCQHCDRFTAFSSISGSQDQNPSQKLAVLLEVDGVLMDAYRLGNRQTFNAAFRKLGLDCASWTEPVYLDLLRKSAGDEEKMLNLYFNRTGWPSSLPTSEKASFVKKVLQNKKIAMDEFLMSESLPLRPGVEEFIDDAYNEGIPVVILTAYSKSGDEIARSIAERLGQERISKLKIVGDKEVDQSLYGQLANSNEFSSGMDEQLAKEAIKAVSAEKQRIAEEVASLLKLNVEIDTTPSESLEKVIATLRAGAENAGVPVCDCVLIAGSQSGVAGAERVGMPCVVLRSSLTARAEFPSANATMDGFGGADLTITKLRNKRRS, encoded by the exons ATGGAATTCGCTTCTTGTTCAATTCTCAGAGCTCAGCCATTTTCAACCTTCATTCTTCCCGCCAACGCCATTAACACCCACTTGTGTGCTTCATGGCCTTCATCCAAGCACAATCTCAGCTTGGCCCTTCCATTTTTCTCCACTTTCCCGAGAAATTCGACTTTCCCGGGAAAATGTCAGCACTGCGATCGTTTCACTGCTTTCAGCTCGATTTCCGGCTCCCAGGACCAGAATCCATCTCAGAAACTCGCAGTTCTTCTTGAAGTTGACGG GGTCCTTATGGATGCATACCGCTTGGGGAACCGACAAACCTTCAATGCTG CATTTCGAAAGCTTGGGCTTGACTGTGCAAGTTGGACAGAACCTGTTTATCTGGACCTCCTGAG GAAGAGTGCTGGTGATGAGGAAAAGATGCTGAATTTGTATTTCAATCGG ACTGGTTGGCCTAGTTCATTGCCCACAAGTGAGAAGGCGTCATTTGTGAAAAAGGTTCTGCAAAACAAG aAAATTGCGATGGATGAGTTTTTGATGTCAGAAAGTTTACCTTTACGACCTGGAGTTGAAGA ATTTATCGATGATGCATACAACGAAGGAATACCTGTGGTCATTCTGACAGCCTATAGTAAGAGTGGGGATGAAATTGCCAG ATCAATTGCTGAAAGGCTTGGCCAGGAAAGAATTTCAAAGCTAAAGATCGTTGGAGATAAGGAGGTTGATCAGAGTTTGTATGGCCAATTAGCAAATAGTAACGAATTTTCCTCTGGTATGGATGAGCAACTAGCTAAGGAGGCAATAAAAGCAG TTTCTGCTGAGAAACAAAGGATTGCAGAGGAGGTTGCATCATTGCTAAAGCTGAATGTAGAGATTGATACTACCCCATCTGAAAG CTTAGAGAAGGTCATTGCTACATTGCGGGCTGGGGCAGAAAATGCTGGAGTACCAGTGTGCGATTGTGTTCTTATTGCAGGAAGCCAGTCTGGTGTAGCAGGAGCTGAGCGAGTGGGCATGCCATGTGTTGTTTTAAGAAGCAG TTTGACGGCTCGAGCTGAGTTCCCTTCAGCAAATGCAACAATGGATGGGTTTGGAGGAGCAGACCTGACCATCACTAAACTACGCAACAAGAGAAGGTCATGA